The DNA sequence AGGATAAAGTGCTGGCAGGGAGTCAGCGCAGTCTGCTGAGTAGTCGAGAGTGTGTATCAGAAGGAAAGGAGAGCTCAAATCTCTGCGGTGCAGAGCTGGAAGGCTGCTTCTCCAAGCAAAAACACCAGACGCCCAAGTCTATATCTTATTTTCCTGGCTGAAACAAGGACTATACCGTATATCTTATTTGacgaggacaggacaggagccTGCGTCAACTAAAACTCGGtattcttttcttcttttttaatTTATGTGTTTAATTTTTAAGTTCGTTTCTGCTGCAAGGACTGACGGTTTACTTTTTGCACTGAGGCGAAATTCTACCTCCACACTCCTTGTCTGTTGACCACATCAGAACCAGCAAGCAAAAGTAGGCTACATGACGCAAATTCCCATGTCGTTTGCTGTGCATTAGTCTGAAGTTTTTCCCACTTATTTTTAATTTtctaatttttttaaatctcggAACGGTGTTGCATGCAACAGTACACGAGTCTGCATCATTGGATGAATAGGAAAAACGACTGTATGAGACAAGAGAGTGGAGAAGAGACGCTTATTATTAACAAGTCTGTTTTCGTGACGCTGGCAAACACCTTCGCCCATCTGCAGCAGAGTCGCAGCGGCACCATGAGCGCAGAGCTGAGCATGGGCCCGGAGCTACCCAACAGCCCTCTGGCTCTGGAATACGTCAACGACTTTGACCTAATGAAGTTCGACGTGAAAAAGGAAGGTCTGGCCGGCCTGGAACGCGCGGCCGTGCGCCAGTGCACTCGGCTTCAGCCCCAGGGCTCTGTGTCCTCCACCCCGATCAGCACACCGTGCAGCTCTGTGCCTTCATCGCCTAGCTTCAGTCCCACAGAGCAGAAGAACCATCTGGAGGAGCTCTACTGGATGCCCAACGGCGGGTACCACCAGCAGATTGACCCACAGACGCTGAGCCTGACCCCGGAAGACGCAGTGGAGGCCCTGATCGGAGTCACAGCCCACggccacccccctcccccgcaCGTCCAGCAGCAACTGCAGCAGGGAGGTTTCGAAGGCTACCGAGGccctcaccaccaccacaaccaccatgGCCATCCCCAGCAGCACCACCATCCGTATGGGGGAGGGCTACCACATCACCCGGATGACCTGCCTGGACACCCGGGAGGGCAcagccacccacacacccagcaccaccaccaccacagccaGGACCCAGACAGCCCATCCCCTGTTTCCCCAGACTCCCACCAAGCCCTCCACCACCATcgccaccatcaccaccacccacACGGCCACCAGGGCCAGGGGCACCCAGGCTCGGGCAATGTGGAGGACCGATTCTCTGACGACCAGCTGGTGTCCATGTCTGTGAGGGAGCTGAACAGGCACCTGAGGGGATTCACCAAGGACGAGGTCATCCGTCTCAAGCAGAAGAGGAGGACCCTGAAGAACAGGGGCTACGCACAGTCCTGCCGTTTCAAGCGGGTGCAGCAAAAACATGTCCTGGAGAACGAGAAGACGCATCTGATAAACCAGGTGGAGGCGCTCAAGGCGGAGATCAACCGGTTGGCGCGCGAGAGGGACGCCTACAAACTCAAGTGCGAGAAACTGACAGGAACAGGAGCGAATAACGGGATCCGCGAGGCAGGGTCCACTAGTGACAACCCGTCATCACCAGAGTTTTTCATGTGAGTTGTTGTAATAGCTCTATTGACTCTcccctataccccaccaccaacTGATGCCGATGAACAAACAATAATAATCAAATACCCCTTCATATTGACTATACTAATGACAGCAACTATATTCATATTAGAAGAATAATCCATTAAATAATATTCTCATATGtaaccatctctctccatcaaCGTGACTGAGATACAAAGAACAAGGTAGAATGTTTGGTAAACGCCGCACATCTTTGTAGATTAGTTGCTTGTAGTGAAGATCATTTTTTCCATCTTCCCGAGTGAAGAGAGAAGCGGCGGTTGAACTTTCCTCTTTTTAGGCTACTGCTTTTATTGTGTCTGTTAGTGGGACGACCGACCGCGTTTAGGCCTACACAGCAACGCAAATAATCGTTTTGAGACTCATTCGACACTGgcctgaaaaagaaaagaagaccAAGACTCCACATTATGCAAACTTTCCTTCAGTCTTCTTATCCCGCCAACTGGGGACATTTTATGCAACATCTCATTGGTTTATTGCCTGCTTGGTTATATTCGAATATATATTGAAACAAAAATCTGCATTAAAATATTAATCCTGCATGCTGGACATGTACGGTAATAATTTCTATTTTGTACTTTCTTTTTATTTCGTGTGTAGCCAATCTTAATAAGAGCATGTCGTTGATCTGCGCTT is a window from the Esox lucius isolate fEsoLuc1 chromosome 12, fEsoLuc1.pri, whole genome shotgun sequence genome containing:
- the mafba gene encoding transcription factor MafB, whose translation is MQQYTSLHHWMNRKNDCMRQESGEETLIINKSVFVTLANTFAHLQQSRSGTMSAELSMGPELPNSPLALEYVNDFDLMKFDVKKEGLAGLERAAVRQCTRLQPQGSVSSTPISTPCSSVPSSPSFSPTEQKNHLEELYWMPNGGYHQQIDPQTLSLTPEDAVEALIGVTAHGHPPPPHVQQQLQQGGFEGYRGPHHHHNHHGHPQQHHHPYGGGLPHHPDDLPGHPGGHSHPHTQHHHHHSQDPDSPSPVSPDSHQALHHHRHHHHHPHGHQGQGHPGSGNVEDRFSDDQLVSMSVRELNRHLRGFTKDEVIRLKQKRRTLKNRGYAQSCRFKRVQQKHVLENEKTHLINQVEALKAEINRLARERDAYKLKCEKLTGTGANNGIREAGSTSDNPSSPEFFMAKVEDLQLHAAPALPGGNLPLHTQPSLLPTGRNLSPLGQELN